ATTATGAATTAAATGTATGTGGTGTTAAGCGTAATCTTCCAATTATTAAAATAAATGAAGATTTAGCCATTGCTAGCTTTGTAATCCTTGGGGATACAGAACTTATATCTAATGTTGCTTCAGCTATAGCGGAAAAGTTACCAAGTGTTGATGTATTAGTTACTGCTGAAGCTAAGGGAATTCCATTAGTTTATGAAATATCAAAAATATTAAATATGAAAGGGTTTATTGTTGCAAGAAAGAGTATAAAGCCTTATATGAAAAATCCTATATGTGACGAAGTAATTTCTATAACCACTCAGAAAAAGCAGTTGTTATGTCTTGATGGTGTAGATGTAGATAAAATTAAAGGTAAAAGAGTAGCACTAATTGATGATGTAATAAGTACAGGGGAATCATTAATTGCAATGGAAAGATTAGTGGAAAAAGCAGGAGGGATTATAACTGCAAAGGCTGCAATTTTAGCAGAAGGAGAAGCATCTAAAAGGAAGGATATAATATTTTTAGAAAAACTACCTTTAATGGCTCCAAATGGTCAAGTATTTTCTGAGATGTAATTCAAAATATATATAAACTCCTTGATGAATGAAATAATGATTGCATTTTAAAGTTACACTTATATATGTTCTATTATATTTAGTTATGAAGTAAACTTTTATGTAGCATGTGATTTTTTAACTTAAGTACTCAGTTTTTTTAATCTATTGAGAATATAGGTGTTTAATGGTAATATGAAGTAAACTTAACATTAAATAAATATTATTGTTAGCTATACTAATATGAATTTGATATTAGGTCGATTTTATGCTATTTAGGACATGTATAATTGAAAATAGAGTAAAAGGGAGATGAACTAATGATTAAGGAGTTAGCAGATTATCACATACACTCTAGATATTCTTTTGATTCAAAAGAAAAAATTGAGAATATATGCGAAAAAGCCATAGATATGGGATTAAGTGAAATATGTATGACAGAGCATTTTAGCGTTTTAGATTACGATCCAAGTTATGATTTTTTTGAGCATGAAAAATACAGAAAAGACATTGATGAAACCAAAGAAAAATATAAATTTCCTATTAAAAGAGGCTTAGAAATCGGTGAGGGACATATAAAAAAACAAGAGATAAAAAAAATTATTGATAAATTTGATTTAGATTTTATTATTGGTTCTATACATAATATAGGTACTCTTACTTTACGTAAATCATTACATAAGTATGGAGAAGAGGAAACTTATAAAAGATATTTTGAAGAGGTTAAAAACATTGCAGCCCAGGCAGATTATGATGTTCTTGGTCATTTAGATTTAGTTCAGAGATATGCAATGGAAGAATTTCACAGTTTGTATAATTTGCAGGATTATGAAAGACAAATTAGTGAGATATTAGAAATTATTATAGAGAGAGGTAAGGGAATAGAAGTTAATACATCCTCACTTTATAAGGAATACAAAAAGACTTTTCCAAGGCTCTCCATACTAAAGACTTACTATAGTATGGGTGGAAGAATTATAACGGTAGGTTCTGATGCACATAAATCAAATAGAGTAGGAGAAGGCATAAAAGAAGTTTATGAAATTTTAGCTAGCGTAGGTTTTTCTTCTGTGGCAAAATTCAGCAAAAGAAGCTTAATAATGTAAAAAAACTTTAAATCGCTGCTAAAAGTATACTATTGACAATTTATTTTTAAGAATATATAATCATGGTATAGATAACGTGTTACTGTTAAATCAGGCATGAGTTGTGAAAACTCGTGCCTTTTTTGTTGAAAGAATAGCAATGATATAGAGGTATTTTACAGGAGGGGGACATGCATGTTTAATATTTTCAAGAAGAAATTTAATATAAAATCTCCAGTGGATGGGAAGATTATAGAATTAGAGAAGGTACCCGATGAAGTGTTCTCTCAAAAAATGGTTGGTGATGGATTTGCAATAGAACCTACAGGAAGTATAATAAGTGCTCCTGCAGATGGAAATTTAAAGATGATTTTTCAAACCAATCATGCCTTTGCAATAGAGTGTACTAATGGAATACAATTATTGATTCATATTGGGTTAGATACTGTTAATTTAAATGGCAGTGGTTTTAAAAGATTAATTGAACCTGGAGAAAGTGTAAAAATTGGTCAGCCTATTGTAGAAATAGATAATAAGACTATTAGAGAAAAAGGATATTCATTAATTACAATGGTAGTAATAACAAATATGGAAGAAATAAAGGAATTTGAAAAAAATAATTTAAATATTGTTAAGGCTGGTGAGGAGACAGTAATAACTTATAGAACTTAATTTTGAAATAAGATTAAGGGGGCATAGTTATGTTTAGAGAAAAATATAGAATTATTAAATCCTTTAATAATAATGTAGTACTTTGTGTAAACGTTAAAAGAAAACAGGAATGTATATTAATAGGAAAAGGTGTTGGTTTTGGAGCAGTACCAGGAAATATCTTAAAGTGTTCAGAAAATATTAAAAAACAATTTTATCTTGAGGATGGAAGCAATAAGAATAATTTCATTAATTTAACCGATAGGATTGATAATAATATTGTTGGAGTTACTGAAGAAATAATTGCAGATATATCCTATCAAATAAGTAATAAAAATCTAAATGAAAAGATTCATACTGCGCTTTTGGATCATATAAATTTTGCTATTAAGAGGAGTAATAACAATATTGAAATTAAAAATCCATTTTTATACGAAATTAAATTTTTATATAAGAATGAATATAGTATAGCTTTAAAAGCATTAGAAGCAATTAATAAAAAGTTAGAATTAAAGCTTCCCGTAGATGAAGCAGGATTTATAGCTATGCACATTCATGCAGCGATAAATAATGTTGAAGTTTCAAAGGCAACATTATATACAACTATGATAAATGATATGATTATTTTTATTGAAGAAAAGATGGATAAAAAAATAGATAAAGAAAGTGTAGAATATGCAAGATTGGTTACGCATTTAAGATTTGCCATAGACAGAGTGAAGAAGAAGATTAATATCCAAAATATATTGTTAGAAAATATAAGAAATACTTATAAAAGATCCTACAGTATTGCAGAAGAACTTAGTAAAAAGATTTATGAAGAATATGATGTAGCTTTTCCTGAGGGAGAAATAGGATATATTGCTGTACATCTTGAGAATATACTTAAATAAAGTAATGTAATTTATAATTGTTGAATATATTGACAATTAATTTGATAAATAGGATATTTAATATAAATATCTAATTTATATATTTTAATACAGAAAGTGTGTTACTGGTAATGCAGGCATGAGCTTAGAAAAAATAGAGTGGTATACTCTATTTTCTGAGCTCTTTTTATTTTATTATTATTTTAAAGGAGGAATTATTTATGGCTAATTCATTAAGTCCTAAAACTATTGCTGAAAATATATTGGCATTAGTAGGTGGAAAGGAAAATGTAGTTTCTGTAGCTTATTGCATGACTAGGTTAAGACTATCCTTTGTAGAACTAGAGAAAGTAGACATTGATGCATTAAAAAAAGTTGAAGGGGCTATGGGAGTTGTAGAGCAAGCGGGTCAAGTGCAAATTGTTCTTGGACCAGGAAGAGTTGCAAAAGTTGCAAAAGAATTTGGAGAAATCTCTAATATGGAAGTTGGAGAATTAGATGAAGCAAAATTAAGACATGATGAAATTAAAGCAAAAAATGCTACACCATTTAAGCTATTATTGAGAAAAATTTCAAGTATCTTTATTCCTTTAATACCTGCATTTATTGCTTGTGGTCTTATAATGGGAATTAATAACATTGCTGTTAAAGCAACCGCTGGAGCTTTTGCAAAAACAACAGTAGGAGGTATTCTTGGTGTTGTAGGTGGAGCAGTATTCTTTGGATTAAATCTTTTTGTAGGTGTAAATGCTGCTAAAGAATTTGGTGGTTCACCAATGCTTGGAGGTACTATGGCTGCAGTAATTACTCATCCAGGGCTTCCAAATGTGATGATTGGTGGTAATCCTCTAGTACCTGGTCGTGGTGGAATTATAGCAGTGCTTTTAGTAGTTGCTTTTTCAAGTTGGCTAGAAAAGAAAATAAGAAAGCATATTCCAGAAGTATTAGATTTATTAGTAACTCCATTATTAGTAGTATTAATTTCAAGTTTTGCTGCTATATTTATTCTGCAACCAGCAGGTGGAATAATATCTGAATCTATAGGAACAGCTGTTAAGGCTGCAATTAAAGGTGGTGGAGCTATAACTGGTTTTGTATTAGGTGGTACCTTCCTTCCATTAGTTATGACAGGTTTACATCAGGGGTTAACTCCAATTCATGCAGATTTACTAAAAACAACAGGAGAGAATTTACTTCTGCCAATATTAGCTATGGCAGGTGCAGGACAAGTAGGTGCTTCAATAGCAGTTTATTTTAAAACTAAAAATAAAAGATTGAAGAAAACCATTGCATCAGCTCTTCCAGTTGGAATAATGGGAATAGGTGAACCATTAATATATGGTGTAACATTGCCACTTGGTAAACCATTTTTAGGTGCATGCATAGGTGGTGCATTTGGTGGGGCTTGTCAAGCAGGATTAAAAGTTGCATCTATAAGTATGGGCTTATCAGGTATTCCATTGGCAGCTATAGTAAATACTCCGGCATTTTATTTAATTGGTGTCTTAATATCTTATGTTGCTGGATTTGGTGCTACTTATCTTCTTGGATTTGAAGATCCAATAGAGTAAGGATTATAAGTGATTTTAAATAATATAGTGAAATATGGAGATAGTATCATTAATGAAATACTATCTCCTTTAATTAAACTAAATTTTTAGGAGGATAGAACATTGGCTAAAGGGATTTCAGTATTTGTGGGTATGGATTATAGCTTAGAAGAAAATTTAAATTATATAAAATATGCACATAGCAAAGGAGTTACAAGAATATTTACTTCACTACATATTCCAGAAGCAGATTATAAGAAAGCTGTGGAGGAATTTATTAAAATTACAAAGCTTGCAGATAGTTTGGGCATGAAAATAATAGCAGATATCTCACCAAGGGCATTTTCGTATTTAGGAGCAGACATAAATAACCTTAAAGCTTTAAGTGATTTGGGTATATATGGAATAAGAGTTGATTTTGGTTTTACGCCTGAAGAGATTGCGAGTTTTACAAGAAATCCTTATGGATTAAAAGTAGAAATTAATGCAAGCACTGTTACAGAGAGATTTTTACAGGAGTTTGAAAAATTTAATCCGAATTTTCAAAGTATGATGGCATGCCATAATTATTATCCTAGACTTAATACGGGCATTTCTCTAAAAACTTTTCAAAATAAAAATAATCTACTAAAAAAATATAATGTTGAAGTATCTGCATTTATACCTTCCTTAGTAAATAAGAGAGGACCTATTTATGAGGGCTTGCCAACATTGGAAATACATAGATTTATGAGCCCTAAAACTTCAGCTAAACACCTTTTTGCATTGGGAGTTGATACTGTAATTTTTGGAGATAGTATACCTTCAATGGAGGAAATAGATAGCTTAGGATGTTTAAATGAAAAAATAATAGAATTAGAAATAGAAACCTATACCGATAATGAGATAGAAAGAAATATTATATTTAATGTATGTCATGAAAATAGATCAGATTGCGCTGAAGATGTAATTAGATCAACTAGTTCTAGAACAACTTTAAATGAGAATGATGTAATTTTACCTCATAATAATGTGGAGAGAAAAAGAGGATTTATAACTATTGATAATAAAGAATATTTAAGGTATTCTGGAGAATTGCAATTATGTAAAAAAGATCTTTCGGCAGACAAAAGGGTAAATGTTGTGGGAAAAGTAGTTAAAGAGGAAGAATTTTTATTGGATTATATAGAGGAAGAAACTAAGTATTGTTTTAGAGAAAAAAGACAATAGTAGGGTTTATGTACATAACCTGTGACAATATTTTAAATATGTTTATAAATTTTATTTATGCATTAGAAGTAAATTTCATAAGTGGAAGGAGAATTTTCACATATCCATAGTAGAGTAGTGGTTAAAATAAATACTTAGGAGTGGTCATAATGAAAATTGAGAAATTGGAAAAATTAATTACAGAAGGAAGAAACTCGAATACTTTGGACATAGATAGGTTAAGTACAATACAAATGGTAGAAAGGATAAATGATGAAGACACTAAGGTACCTATAGCTGTAAGAGAAGCAAGGGTTAATATAGCAAAAGCTATTGATATTATATCAGAAAGATTGTCTAAAGGGGGAAGATTAATATATATTGGAGCAGGTACTAGCGGAAGACTTGGTATATTAGATGCCTCAGAATGTCCTCCTACCTTTGGGGTAGATTTTGAAATGGTTCAAGGTATTATAGCAGGAGGGTATGGAGCAATATTTAAGGCAGTAGAAG
The DNA window shown above is from Haloimpatiens massiliensis and carries:
- a CDS encoding phosphoribosyltransferase family protein, with protein sequence MNKYYELNVCGVKRNLPIIKINEDLAIASFVILGDTELISNVASAIAEKLPSVDVLVTAEAKGIPLVYEISKILNMKGFIVARKSIKPYMKNPICDEVISITTQKKQLLCLDGVDVDKIKGKRVALIDDVISTGESLIAMERLVEKAGGIITAKAAILAEGEASKRKDIIFLEKLPLMAPNGQVFSEM
- a CDS encoding histidinol-phosphatase HisJ family protein — translated: MIKELADYHIHSRYSFDSKEKIENICEKAIDMGLSEICMTEHFSVLDYDPSYDFFEHEKYRKDIDETKEKYKFPIKRGLEIGEGHIKKQEIKKIIDKFDLDFIIGSIHNIGTLTLRKSLHKYGEEETYKRYFEEVKNIAAQADYDVLGHLDLVQRYAMEEFHSLYNLQDYERQISEILEIIIERGKGIEVNTSSLYKEYKKTFPRLSILKTYYSMGGRIITVGSDAHKSNRVGEGIKEVYEILASVGFSSVAKFSKRSLIM
- a CDS encoding PTS sugar transporter subunit IIA encodes the protein MFNIFKKKFNIKSPVDGKIIELEKVPDEVFSQKMVGDGFAIEPTGSIISAPADGNLKMIFQTNHAFAIECTNGIQLLIHIGLDTVNLNGSGFKRLIEPGESVKIGQPIVEIDNKTIREKGYSLITMVVITNMEEIKEFEKNNLNIVKAGEETVITYRT
- a CDS encoding PRD domain-containing protein: MFREKYRIIKSFNNNVVLCVNVKRKQECILIGKGVGFGAVPGNILKCSENIKKQFYLEDGSNKNNFINLTDRIDNNIVGVTEEIIADISYQISNKNLNEKIHTALLDHINFAIKRSNNNIEIKNPFLYEIKFLYKNEYSIALKALEAINKKLELKLPVDEAGFIAMHIHAAINNVEVSKATLYTTMINDMIIFIEEKMDKKIDKESVEYARLVTHLRFAIDRVKKKINIQNILLENIRNTYKRSYSIAEELSKKIYEEYDVAFPEGEIGYIAVHLENILK
- a CDS encoding PTS transporter subunit EIIC; amino-acid sequence: MANSLSPKTIAENILALVGGKENVVSVAYCMTRLRLSFVELEKVDIDALKKVEGAMGVVEQAGQVQIVLGPGRVAKVAKEFGEISNMEVGELDEAKLRHDEIKAKNATPFKLLLRKISSIFIPLIPAFIACGLIMGINNIAVKATAGAFAKTTVGGILGVVGGAVFFGLNLFVGVNAAKEFGGSPMLGGTMAAVITHPGLPNVMIGGNPLVPGRGGIIAVLLVVAFSSWLEKKIRKHIPEVLDLLVTPLLVVLISSFAAIFILQPAGGIISESIGTAVKAAIKGGGAITGFVLGGTFLPLVMTGLHQGLTPIHADLLKTTGENLLLPILAMAGAGQVGASIAVYFKTKNKRLKKTIASALPVGIMGIGEPLIYGVTLPLGKPFLGACIGGAFGGACQAGLKVASISMGLSGIPLAAIVNTPAFYLIGVLISYVAGFGATYLLGFEDPIE
- a CDS encoding DUF871 domain-containing protein; protein product: MAKGISVFVGMDYSLEENLNYIKYAHSKGVTRIFTSLHIPEADYKKAVEEFIKITKLADSLGMKIIADISPRAFSYLGADINNLKALSDLGIYGIRVDFGFTPEEIASFTRNPYGLKVEINASTVTERFLQEFEKFNPNFQSMMACHNYYPRLNTGISLKTFQNKNNLLKKYNVEVSAFIPSLVNKRGPIYEGLPTLEIHRFMSPKTSAKHLFALGVDTVIFGDSIPSMEEIDSLGCLNEKIIELEIETYTDNEIERNIIFNVCHENRSDCAEDVIRSTSSRTTLNENDVILPHNNVERKRGFITIDNKEYLRYSGELQLCKKDLSADKRVNVVGKVVKEEEFLLDYIEEETKYCFREKRQ